From a region of the Toxotes jaculatrix isolate fToxJac2 chromosome 7, fToxJac2.pri, whole genome shotgun sequence genome:
- the tmem167a gene encoding protein kish-A, with amino-acid sequence MSAIFNFQSLLTVILLLICTCAYIRALAPSLLDKNKTGLLGIFWKCARIGERKSPWVACCCVIMAFSILFLQ; translated from the exons ATg TCAGCCATTTTTAACTTCCAGTCGCTGCTAACAGTGATTCTCCTCCTGATCTGTACCTGTGCCTACATCAGAGCGCTGGCTCCCAGCTTGCTAGACAAGAACAAGACCGG gCTTCTAGGAATTTTCTGGAAGTGTGCCAGAATAG GTGAGCGGAAGAGCCCCTGGGTGGCTTGCTGCTGTGTCATCATGGCTTTTAGTATATTGTTTCTACAGTAG